In Vallitalea okinawensis, the following proteins share a genomic window:
- a CDS encoding ABC transporter permease: MRKIKIYWPFVKGVIQEFMAYRINFYIYVFGESLQTVVLLYIWRAVFESSTSSVINGFAYNEMITYVFLSTITGILIVNDIHWRIGSEVRSGDIAMNLIKPVSYQMRQYAKGVGETISNFIFVSFPIWIVYTLYDYFGNGNVIHMDRLLFFLLSCVMSILISYTINYCFGLAAFYVEYLFGFVMAKEAIMKFFSGEVIPLAFFPPKLLAVFNWLPFGALVYTPVMIYLGKYQGDEMYKALLIQFVWVIILFALSHVLWKKAIKRLTILGG; encoded by the coding sequence ATGAGAAAGATAAAAATTTATTGGCCCTTTGTAAAAGGTGTCATTCAAGAATTTATGGCATACAGAATTAACTTTTATATCTATGTTTTTGGCGAGTCTTTGCAAACGGTTGTCTTGCTCTATATTTGGAGGGCGGTCTTTGAAAGTTCAACGAGCTCGGTTATAAATGGATTTGCTTATAATGAAATGATTACATATGTATTTCTTAGTACGATTACTGGGATACTCATCGTCAATGATATCCATTGGAGAATTGGCTCTGAGGTGAGATCTGGTGATATCGCCATGAATCTCATCAAGCCAGTTAGCTATCAAATGCGACAATATGCTAAAGGTGTTGGAGAAACAATTAGCAATTTTATATTTGTATCCTTTCCAATATGGATTGTTTATACGCTTTACGACTATTTTGGTAATGGTAATGTGATTCATATGGATCGACTGTTATTCTTTTTACTAAGTTGTGTAATGAGCATATTAATATCCTATACAATCAATTATTGCTTTGGTTTGGCAGCTTTCTATGTGGAGTATTTATTTGGTTTTGTCATGGCTAAAGAAGCCATTATGAAATTTTTCTCAGGAGAAGTCATACCTCTAGCATTTTTTCCACCTAAGTTACTAGCTGTTTTTAATTGGCTACCCTTTGGTGCTTTGGTTTATACACCTGTCATGATTTATTTAGGTAAGTATCAAGGTGATGAGATGTATAAAGCACTGTTAATCCAATTTGTATGGGTAATTATTTTGTTTGCATTAAGTCATGTGTTATGGAAAAAAGCTATTAAAAGATTGACAATATTAGGGGGGTAA